The nucleotide window TGTACACGGTTGTGCAAAACGAAACAGTTGATTAATAAAATAGTACTCGTAATCTACACCGAATGGATCCGGATTATCATACAAATGAACATTACCCGCTTCAAAAGCAGCTCTTTTTAGTTTACAAATAGTTAATTTTTTTGTGCCACACTTTGAAGTTGAAAAGCGGTAGTTTTTGGGAACACCCCACTCTGAGGCGATGAAGCGGTAGTTTTTTATGTCTTCAGATTTACTACAAAAACACATAACACTCACCTCCTATTTCAATTACAGTATCCTATTCATCTCCTTTTCAATACGCCTGTACTTCTAGAAAAATGAAATAAAAGGTAGTATTAAGATAATTTCATTAAGAGTAGACCTAGAGAATGATTAATAAATCTATTGTAAAACATATGAAGCAACAATAGACTACACGCCTATAGCCTGTTTAATATCAAGCATAATGTTATTTCCAAAGTCCTTTACATCTCGTAAATAGTTATAGCCTTCAGGATTTCCGAAGCTATTAAACGCTCGAACAGCAACAATATTTTCTTGTGGGATGACGAGAAGCGTCACCGTTGTATACCCTAAAATTTGATACGATCCATCCGGCACAAACTCCCCTATCTCAGACCGCTGAGCAGGCGAATTTTTAACGAACCACAAAAATCCGTTATCCGGAAGATCAGGATTCATTAATACTGGTGATTGAAATGAAGTCGCAAGTTGGATAATAAGTGGGTCAATGACTTGCTGACCATCAAGCATCCCTTGATTAAGATGAAGAAGCCCCCATTTTGCAAATTCTCGTGTTGAAGCATACATATTCATTCCGCTACCATCTATATTTATCGGTGCAGTCCAATGGGGTTGGCTTTCTGGACGAATGACCTCTACGAAGCTGTCATCAAATTGGTTATACCAGCCTGTTTCTTTAAACTGTAGAGGGATAAAAACTTCCTCTTTTACTATTTGAGCAATTGTCTTCTTTGTCGTAAACTGAAGAATCTCTGACAAAATGTCTATATTTATCCCTTGATAGCCCCAATCTTCCCCTGCCTTAAAAACACGTTCAACACCGTCATTATGTAATTTTAATCCATGCGTATGTGTTAATAAATGTCGGATAGTTGTCCCTTTATATAACGGATGCTGTTTGTCGATTGGCAAATGTTTTGTGATGTCATCATCGATTGAATCAATATAACCATTCATGACTGCATAGGCAACAGCAAAGCCCACATACGTCTTCCGACAAGAAGCTAAATGGAATCTCGTATGAGGTTGAATATTTTTCGCATCCTCTTTATTTGATTGCTTGCCCCAATATTGTTCGACGGCTAATTGATTTTGATGATAAATGATAAGAGAGCCACCTGAACAATTGAGCGTTTCATAGGTGTTTTGAACAGCTTTTGTTGTTTTAGAAAACAGTGTATTCAATGTTATAACCCACTTTCTTAGAATGTACGTTCGTTTATTTATTCGCCTTTTCTCTTATTTATCCCTTTATTTCTAGTTCGGAAGTAAAAAAGTATCTCGTATAGAAAATGTAAATCAGACAGAGGAAAAATAAACTATGGAAATTATCCCCTTTTAATTATACTAATTGTTAACTAATCGGCGTCTTCACATCAAATAATCATACAATTTCTAAAAATAATCCGAATAAAATGCAAAAAACATTTATCTACTTCGTCTTATAATGTGTAAAAGCTTTTACAAAAATTTAGGAGGATTCTTTATAGATGAAATCAAATGAAAAGAATTTTGTCGAACGCCTCCAAATGGAAAAAGAAGATGCGCTTGAATATATCGTATATGAATATTTACCTCTCGTTAAAGGGATATCTTTTAAAATACTTGGACCTATTCAAAATGAAGGTCTTGTTGAAGAGTGTATAAACGATATTTTTCTATCCGTTTGGAACAACGCAACTAAATTCAAAGGTGATACTAGTAATTTTAAACATTGGATTGCATCCATTGCCAAGTTTAAGGCCATTGATTATTATCGAAAAGTTACTAAAAATACGGAAGTAATAGTAGATAATTTAGAATTACAAAAGGTCCATTCTGTAGAAGAAGCCATTATTTTTTCTGAAAATAAAAAAGAAATACTCGAGTTTATTCACACGTTAGATCCGATTGATCAAAAAATCATTGTAATGCGTTTATTTCTTGATATGAAATCTGATGAAATTTCAGAAAAGCTTGGTTTAACTAAATCAGCAGTAGATAGCCGCCTGTTTAGAGGGCGTAAAAAATTAAATAACCAAGCCCAAAAAATCATTTTAGGAGGTAACTTCAATTGAAAGATATTTATGAACTTTTAAATGATATTCATACAAATATTTCCGATGATGATTTTGCATCTGTTTCAGAATTTGAAAAGAAAAGATTTTCGAAAGAGCTACAAAATCGTATAGTAAAAACAAAAAAACAAAACAAATTCAAACGTTCATTAACAGTGGCAGCAATGACATTAGGAATTATATGCTCTTCCTTAATTGGTCTTTCCTTTACATCATACGCACAGGAGAGCCCTTTTCTTGGAAGTATTTTTAAGTTTTTTAGTAGTAGTGATGGAAAATATGCTGACTATGAAGAGCATGCAAAGAAACTAGGCTTAGTACAGGAAAGTAATGGGATAAAAATAAGCATTATGGATACCATTTTTGATGGCGAAACTTTGTTTATTACGTACATGATTGAAACGACCAAAGATTTAGGCGATCGACCATGGCTCAACAGTTTGCCTATGTATGGAGACAGTGGTTTAACTAGTAGTGAACAAATATCTAAAATTGAAGATGGAAAATATATTAGTTTAATGTCAGTCAACGATTATCATCCTGAAAATTTAGATGATATCAATGTTAATTGGCAAATTGAAAGTATCTCAACACATATAAACAATACAGGCACCGTATATGAAGGAAACTGGGCATTTGATTTCAACTTATCTGCTGTCGACAGTAAAACTATTTTAGTGAATAAAACATTAAACAATCACGGACTATCATTTACAGCTAATCATATTAAAATTACTCCGATGTCATTTATTATATCTTATGAAGGTTCTGCGCCCCTAGACATCTTTAATAAATGGGATCATCTTTTTATGTCAATGGAAGTGATGGATGATTTAGGAAATAAATATAAAGCACTTAACGGAACAACTCGAGGTTGGGGTATTCAAGCTATAAATAATTGGTCTGCTACTTATGAAAGTTTGGATCCGAATGCTACCAAATTGTTTATCACACCCATTATCGAACTATCTGAAAACGACATAATAGGTAAAGATGAAGTTGGAAATCCGCTCAAGGCTAATTACCGCTCCATTGAAAGTAATGGAGACTTAAAAAAAGTGCAATTTGAAGAAATTATAGTTGATCTAAAATAGAAATGCTCTAAAAATTTTATTCTTTAATAAGAAGCAAACGAACGTATTCCACACTTTAGGGAATCCATTTTTCTTATAAAACGGTCCTGCAAACGTAATTGCAAGACCGTTTTTTATGGAGTACTAATTTATTTTCACAATAAATGAATTAACTTATTGCGATTGAAGGATCTGGTCATTCACAAATGTTTGAATGAAAAATAGCTCATTCTCGCTAGGTTCCTTATTATGTTGTGCTTTAAAGCACTCAATAGCATTTTCTAGTGAGTCAGATTTTACAGCTTCGCTTGCAGCAATTAACTCTTCCCAATATACATTCATTTCATTTAAATCACAGATTGATTCATGACCAAGTAGAAACATTTTCGCATCATATTTCTGAATGTCCTTTATCATAGGCAATAACAAAGACTGCTTGAAATGATAAAGTGAATTTTTCGTTGTACCATAAACAGAGTCACCTAAAAAAATAACTTTTTCATCAGGAATATAAATAATTGTAGAATCATCTGTATGTGTACTTTGGATTGTTTCAATTATGCAAACTTTATTCCCTAAATTAATCGATAATGTATTATCAAAAATGACATGCGGTGAGTTCAACTTAAAACTCTCTCTGTTTGGGATTTCCGCTTGTATAATCTCCACACATTTAGCACTCATCTGTTTCGCATTTGCATACTTTTGTAATGAATGATCATCAAATGTATAACTTTTCCATTCTTTTAACAGTTCGTTTGTTTGGCGATTAACGATCACCGTTGCATTAAATTCATTCATTCCTAGGAAGTGATCCCAATGTGCATGCGTAAGAACGACATATTTAACTGGCGGCACATTCAACTTCTCTATTTCTAGCAAAAAATCTTTTGCATGTTGCGTAGAATTCCCACAATCAATGACTAGGCTATATTGGTCACCACATACTAAGCCTAATGTCGGACGTTCTTTTTCATCTTGATTACTTAAATAATAGATCGAATCACTTAATTTATTTAACATGAACTTTCTCCTCGTTTCTAAAAGTGAATGATAAGAAAGAGAAAATCTACATGTTTATTCTAATATATAAAATAATTTAAGATTTTCTCATGTTAATTTTTTACCATTGGACCTGTACCTCCTTATATTGTTGTAGAAAAGTATAGCACAACACAATTAAAAGTTACCATAATTACCATTAGTTAACTAATCGAATTCTGTAAAGCCGAATATATTATAGTGTTTGATATTTATAAATATAGATTTTTAAATCATCTCACTAAAGCCCTCCATTGCTCGGATAAGTACATAGTTCATTCAATAAAGCTAATACTACAATTAATTATATAAGACTCACTTTTGAAAAAGTTTCATCAAAAGAGAGTCTTATTAAGTAAATATAAAATTGATTTATAAAATAGTTGGATCATTTTTTCTATGTAGTTCAACACAAGGGTGATTAGATCTTTTTAATTTAGTGTGTATGAATATTTATGTTTCAAAAAGTTTATTTTCTAATGCTGCAATATACCGTTTTGCTGAAATTTGAACACGTTCTTTTGCATCCTTTTCAATTACTCGATGAAATGCGTCAAACAACTTTTCAAATTTAAATGTATCAAGTTGACTTGCAATTCGTTTCACAATATTAGCTGGTAATGGAATAAAATTCGGATAGCTGTACATAAAAGTTACCCATCTTCGATCTGCCACAACACGCATAATATCACCAACAAATAAAATGCCCTCTTTTTCATTTTTCTGCCATTCTAAAACGGTTGCTCCTTTAAAATGGCCTCCAATACGGTGCAATACTAAACCTTCTTGTAAAATCAATTGTTCCCCTGACCAAAAAACGATGTGTTCACTTGGTCTAGTTACCCATTCCTTATCATCTTCGTGAATATAGATTGGAGCATCGAATGCTTCCGCCCACTCCACTTGGCTTGAATAATAATGGGGGTGAGATAACGCAATTGCATTAATCCCACCTAATTCATTAATTTTGGCAATAGTTTGATTATCAATATAGGTAATACAATCCCATAACAAATTAAAATGGCGATTCTGAACTAAGTAAGCATTTTGTCCAATTCCGAACGTAGGGACAGTTTTAATACTGTGCAACCTCTCTTCTTCAAATATAATTTCATTATTAAAATGATTAGATGCTACTAATTGAAATAAAGTAGTCCATTTCTGCCCACTTAGGCTGACGTATTGTCTTTCCTCCGTACAAATTTTACATTCACTAGGTTCAACAGTGGATTTGTCATATTGGACCCCACACGTTTCACAAACAAAATAATTCATCTCAAATCTACCTTTCATATGTTGTTTTTTACATTTTATGGGTGTTCATTTGTAAATCATATATTAAAAAAACTAAAGTTCCTATCGGGATTTAGGCTGAATATGCTTGATCATTTCTAAGCATTTTTTGGAACTAAAGTGGCTCCCTCCTTTCTAACATATATAACTAAAATTAATGGGCATTTGTGACATTATGAAAATTTTTTTTAGATTATAAAAATTGCGAACTAATTGAGAGTTGGGGTCTCATATACAAATGCGGATTTATCCGATAAGTCCTTAAGCTACCAAACCCTGCTTTGGCGATGTAAGTTTAACTGTTTACTATGTTCTTTTAAATCTATACACTGATAACAATTGAATTTTTTAACATTTAAAGTGAGGCTAATGATTTGATAATACTAAAAAGAACTCTTTGGATTATAGGTTTTTTGTTTATGTTGTTCTATAGTGTCTATGTTTCTGGGTACTCCACATCCCCTGTTTTTAAATATGCGCTACTTATAGGTTTGCTCTTTTGGTTAGTAGAATTACTGATTAAAATAATAGAATACTTGATTTATCTAGTTAAAAAGCTTCGATTGAAAAATTGACGAGATTGCACCATTATTATCCAGGAAATAAAATCACTTTTTTCAAAATGCTCGAATTAAAAAATTGTTATATGAAAGATGCCAGAGTTTCTGTCAAATGGTTTTTTAAGAAATAGCGATTCAAACATAGAGTCGAACGAGAATGTCACAAAGTGTGACAGACGCAATGAAAACCGTAATATAAAATTCAATTTACCAAGGAGAAATCACACGATGACATCAATTGGAAAGAAAATAAAAGAAGCACGATTTAAATGATGGAAACAGTGACTCTAATATAGATATACGCATGATTGATATAAAAACCGATAAAATAGTTGAAAATTTCTCAATAAAACCTGGAGAAAGTCATAAATTAGAATCACTAAAAAAAGACACTGATTATTCAGTTGAAGTACGCGGAGAAGATGGGACCTATTTTCTAAACTTATTTTAAAAATACTCATTCGAACACAGTATAAATTCGAATTTTATTCTTACTAAAAGCCACAAACGCTTTTAAACGTTTGTGGCTTTGAATTGTATTCCATAACCTTTGATATAGAAAATTACTTAGGTGCATTGTCTGTTTGAAATTGCACTATTCATATACTTTTAGGCTTTATTAGTTTTATTAAAAATCACTTCATACTCACTTCAATTTTATATGGCATTCCTAAATAACGGTAATGTACTTCGACTTTATAAATCGGTTGCTCATTTAAAATAGTTAGACCGTAAATTCTATCGTCTTCTTCTACTTGCTTTTTATCT belongs to Solibacillus sp. FSL R7-0682 and includes:
- a CDS encoding serine hydrolase domain-containing protein, coding for MNTLFSKTTKAVQNTYETLNCSGGSLIIYHQNQLAVEQYWGKQSNKEDAKNIQPHTRFHLASCRKTYVGFAVAYAVMNGYIDSIDDDITKHLPIDKQHPLYKGTTIRHLLTHTHGLKLHNDGVERVFKAGEDWGYQGINIDILSEILQFTTKKTIAQIVKEEVFIPLQFKETGWYNQFDDSFVEVIRPESQPHWTAPINIDGSGMNMYASTREFAKWGLLHLNQGMLDGQQVIDPLIIQLATSFQSPVLMNPDLPDNGFLWFVKNSPAQRSEIGEFVPDGSYQILGYTTVTLLVIPQENIVAVRAFNSFGNPEGYNYLRDVKDFGNNIMLDIKQAIGV
- a CDS encoding sigma-70 family RNA polymerase sigma factor → MKSNEKNFVERLQMEKEDALEYIVYEYLPLVKGISFKILGPIQNEGLVEECINDIFLSVWNNATKFKGDTSNFKHWIASIAKFKAIDYYRKVTKNTEVIVDNLELQKVHSVEEAIIFSENKKEILEFIHTLDPIDQKIIVMRLFLDMKSDEISEKLGLTKSAVDSRLFRGRKKLNNQAQKIILGGNFN
- a CDS encoding DUF4179 domain-containing protein, which translates into the protein MKDIYELLNDIHTNISDDDFASVSEFEKKRFSKELQNRIVKTKKQNKFKRSLTVAAMTLGIICSSLIGLSFTSYAQESPFLGSIFKFFSSSDGKYADYEEHAKKLGLVQESNGIKISIMDTIFDGETLFITYMIETTKDLGDRPWLNSLPMYGDSGLTSSEQISKIEDGKYISLMSVNDYHPENLDDINVNWQIESISTHINNTGTVYEGNWAFDFNLSAVDSKTILVNKTLNNHGLSFTANHIKITPMSFIISYEGSAPLDIFNKWDHLFMSMEVMDDLGNKYKALNGTTRGWGIQAINNWSATYESLDPNATKLFITPIIELSENDIIGKDEVGNPLKANYRSIESNGDLKKVQFEEIIVDLK
- a CDS encoding MBL fold metallo-hydrolase; this translates as MLNKLSDSIYYLSNQDEKERPTLGLVCGDQYSLVIDCGNSTQHAKDFLLEIEKLNVPPVKYVVLTHAHWDHFLGMNEFNATVIVNRQTNELLKEWKSYTFDDHSLQKYANAKQMSAKCVEIIQAEIPNRESFKLNSPHVIFDNTLSINLGNKVCIIETIQSTHTDDSTIIYIPDEKVIFLGDSVYGTTKNSLYHFKQSLLLPMIKDIQKYDAKMFLLGHESICDLNEMNVYWEELIAASEAVKSDSLENAIECFKAQHNKEPSENELFFIQTFVNDQILQSQ
- a CDS encoding MBL fold metallo-hydrolase, which produces MNYFVCETCGVQYDKSTVEPSECKICTEERQYVSLSGQKWTTLFQLVASNHFNNEIIFEEERLHSIKTVPTFGIGQNAYLVQNRHFNLLWDCITYIDNQTIAKINELGGINAIALSHPHYYSSQVEWAEAFDAPIYIHEDDKEWVTRPSEHIVFWSGEQLILQEGLVLHRIGGHFKGATVLEWQKNEKEGILFVGDIMRVVADRRWVTFMYSYPNFIPLPANIVKRIASQLDTFKFEKLFDAFHRVIEKDAKERVQISAKRYIAALENKLFET